Within the Plasmodium relictum strain SGS1 genome assembly, chromosome: 12 genome, the region cttgtaaagatatttcattatttaattttctgctgtttttattaaataaaatattaatagcATAATTAAATCCATAACTATTTGATTtccctttattttttttaactttttttcttaGTACCTCATGAAATGAAGGTAATACTAAAGCTATATATGGTCTTAATATATATggatatacatatataaaatctAGAGTGCtgattttttcatttatttcttttttatttaaattaaatttttttcttatattttctaCGTTACTTTCACTCAAATTCCCATACTTCAGCgtattttttgaatatccTTCCcccatttttataaattttaattaaggaatgaaaaaattaagaaatatacataaataaataaataaataaataaataaataaatatatatatatatgatactttaaaaaaaaaaagaaaaaaattataaaatattttattttataagataaaaatttttaataagcACATTATGCAAATATCATTTTTCTCAATGaagtataatattttaatttaattcttttaagaatatttaatatatctcTACTTTTTCCatgtaaaattataaataaaaatatatatttatatatgtttaatgataataataatttattaaaatatacattattttataaaaaaataaaaagaatttaaatatttttaaaaaggtaATTTTTTTggtaaatttatattaaaaaaataattataatgaaaaatatgcTTTATAAGTCTTTTACTGTATCAGAATAATTGTGCTTCttcaatattataaatttatattaatattcttTAATGAGGTATATCAAAGAAATATCAAATAACTGTTAATTTAagcataattttaaataaaaaaaaaaaaaagttaaaactTTTAGCATCATTATAAAGTATactttaatttcattaacaaataatttatacttatatttttctcttaATTATATTACGAACACATTTAATAACTTattcaaattattaaataaagttaaaagaatttaaaaaaaaaaatgtgcaaaaaacttttaaatatatttctataaatatatattatgtatttttttttttttttatcttatctgttattaaatatagtaataacaatgaaaaaatataagcatTTTCAAGAGTTTTTCTTCAAAGGTTATTTTAATCATTTAAAGTAGTTGTAGAAATTCcttcataaaattttattctaatttttacttacacATTTGTATTctcattttaatttattttattatattttattttaatctccaatactttttttatgtattccattaatttttcttttactaaatccatatatttttataaaatctcaaactttaaactttttatcttttttaatatctattttttttttatttttgtgaaaagatatattttcgAAACTGCATTAAACTCATTAAACttaatgttatatatatacgtatatatattttttttataagctATTCATTTtgctttttaaaaaaaaaagaattacattaaaaaattaaacagaaaaaaaaaccaTATATTTTGCAGTAATAAAatctacaaaaaaaaaaaaaaaaattttttaaattgtaaaagtatatattatattatattatactattaatatctttttattacattaaaaaaaaattcaaataacAAAGAtacattaatttataaattttctcttttttattttttcgtaaaaaaaaaaaaaaatttataagttaaaaaaatacgAGAGATTCTTTATAAAgctatgtttttttttaaattgattGTAATGTAATTTActtatatatgttttaaaaatattaaattcatttttttgaaGTATTTCAATGTGTgtaatattttcaaaatagaaaaaaaaaaaaaaacagaaaaaaatatatgattaaaaataaaacagcaaagagaaaaaaaaattaatatataataaatatatatatatatatttattgtgcaaaacaaaataaaattatgctaataaacaataaaaaaaaatgtagtacctttttaattgatattttaaaaaaaaaaattacttattttattatatattatattttgcattatatatatttttttctttttttcaatatttatgTTCAACAAAAGGCAATGCACAAACTTGAGCAAGTGTGAATTTATGTGCAGATCTACTTCTtagtattttatatattttttttttggaaaatTCTTGAGGAATATCAGTAGGTATAGATATAAGaactttttcattattttttgcaAATTCTCTTTTAATATAACCTTGAgctattctttttttatatactgGACTCCATGTGCAAGATGTTATATACCCAATAGGTTTTTTATATGGATAAGATAATATTTTACACGTTTTAAAAACTAATTCATTACATATAATGCCAATACGTAAAATTTTAGATTTCATGCTATACTCTTTTAAAAGATTTTGAAATCCAAAAATActtctttcttttatttttttatattttaatgtcCATGATAAAGAAGCAGAGATAGGGGAtgtgtttttaaaaatgtcaATTCCATATTGAGGAAAACCAGATTCCATTCTTAATATATCTAATGCATATGCACCAGccaattttacttttatatgaCTTAAAAATAGCTGAGCAAAAATATCACTTACACTATTATCAACTATAAATTCATATCCATCTTCCCCGGTATCTCCAATTCTTATACATATTACTTCATATATGTgaaatttatcattttcgTTATTATTTCTCTCTTTTTTCAATGAATtgtttatcatttttaattttttaaaactcaTATAtggtattttaaaaaagtcaACGATTTCTTcatctttaaaataaatatcattttcattatttttttttataacattttttaagtatcttatatttttatcctTATTTTTCCATGCAAAATATTCTAAAATATCATTAAAGACTATATTAGATAATGGCCCCTGTAAAGATAATactcttttatttatatcgACTTCTATTTCAACATCCATTCCACAATctttacaaaataaaatataatcgcttaaaaattcatataaaccctttttataatatcctgaagtaattaatataatttcattttcacaTTTTAATACATAACATGTATCTATAATAAAGGATTTATTATCTAAAATGCATGAATAACAAGCATCGTAATTCTTCATATCATTTAAATCACTAGATATAAATTGATTACATATATAGAAGCAGTCACTACCtcttaatttaattataagcTGATATGATTTATCAAACAAGGAGCAATTACTTCTtgtattaaaatattcatttattgTTCCTTCTGGAAATTTTGATGGAATAAtacaattattatataaaatgaaagaGGCATTCATTGAACTGAAAAATGTACCTAATACTCTGTTCCTATCTACTGTATTTAATGCAGTAAAGGAATCTAAGCTAGTGATATCAAATTCGTTTTCATctgtataatttaaaaagtcttcaatatataaatttttcaagTTATTTTcaactttttctttatcaaaattagtaatcttatttttatctttattagaATTGTCCAATTcatttccttttattttttttttagcatCGTTCATATCATCATTATCTGTAATATTGTTATTTTGCTTTAAATCATGATAGGATTTATCAGTACTTATGTTTATTGAATCataattcattatattttttgaagaattataaaaattactaGTTTTATGTTCATTAATCCATGTTTggatttcatttatattttcctttttttccttattttcagtattttttaaactaatattattaagattttttttttttttcttatttaaatcttttaaGTATCCAGGTGTTTTAGGATAGTTATTTACATTATAATTTTCGTGTAGTGTGTTTATGTTATTATATTCGTTTACCAAGGACTTT harbors:
- a CDS encoding aminomethyltransferase, putative, producing the protein MQKQFSFYRNEIYFYKIKKIICVFLSFPCSVFTWNSKKNFGTYGAVTRKKQKQREKFYEEKYKHNPNNIPKYSKVKKGSRGGWIYNPLKEVTKNSGSNFMYEQKIKEELKSEENECIKNLIKIRKESINKNAFYDNKISYSEIFKGNNSSMNKNKEAKFSNINFFSLCDDFIDKKKEIIYKIENPQHFVDKHVKSLVNEYNNINTLHENYNVNNYPKTPGYLKDLNKKKKKNLNNISLKNTENKEKKENINEIQTWINEHKTSNFYNSSKNIMNYDSINISTDKSYHDLKQNNNITDNDDMNDAKKKIKGNELDNSNKDKNKITNFDKEKVENNLKNLYIEDFLNYTDENEFDITSLDSFTALNTVDRNRVLGTFFSSMNASFILYNNCIIPSKFPEGTINEYFNTRSNCSLFDKSYQLIIKLRGSDCFYICNQFISSDLNDMKNYDACYSCILDNKSFIIDTCYVLKCENEIILITSGYYKKGLYEFLSDYILFCKDCGMDVEIEVDINKRVLSLQGPLSNIVFNDILEYFAWKNKDKNIRYLKNVIKKNNENDIYFKDEEIVDFFKIPYMSFKKLKMINNSLKKERNNNENDKFHIYEVICIRIGDTGEDGYEFIVDNSVSDIFAQLFLSHIKVKLAGAYALDILRMESGFPQYGIDIFKNTSPISASLSWTLKYKKIKERSIFGFQNLLKEYSMKSKILRIGIICNELVFKTCKILSYPYKKPIGYITSCTWSPVYKKRIAQGYIKREFAKNNEKVLISIPTDIPQEFSKKKIYKILRSRSAHKFTLAQVCALPFVEHKY